One segment of Mycobacterium spongiae DNA contains the following:
- the era gene encoding GTPase Era, whose translation MSEFHSGFVCLVGRPNTGKSTLTNALVGTKVAITSTRPQTTRHTIRGIVHREEFQIILVDTPGLHRPRTLLGKRLNDLVRDTYAEVDIIGLCIPADEAIGPGDRWIAEQIRSIAPSGTTVVVIVTKIDTAPKERVAAQLVAVSELVPNAAEIVPVSAATGEQVDVLIDVLAAALPAGPAYYPDGELTDEPEEVLMAEFIREAALAGVHDELPHSLAVVIDEINPREDRDDLVDVHAVLYVERDSQKGIVIGKGGTRLREVGTTARGQIEKLLGTKVYLDLHVKVAKNWQSDPKKLGRLGF comes from the coding sequence GTGAGCGAATTTCATTCGGGCTTTGTGTGTTTGGTCGGGCGGCCGAATACCGGCAAGTCGACCTTGACGAACGCGTTGGTGGGCACGAAAGTCGCAATTACGTCAACCAGGCCCCAGACCACGCGGCACACCATTCGCGGGATCGTGCATCGAGAAGAATTTCAGATCATCCTCGTCGACACGCCGGGCCTGCACCGGCCGCGCACGCTCCTGGGCAAGCGGCTCAACGACCTTGTACGCGACACCTACGCCGAGGTCGACATCATCGGGTTGTGCATTCCCGCGGACGAAGCGATCGGTCCGGGGGATCGGTGGATCGCCGAGCAGATCCGCTCGATCGCGCCGTCCGGTACCACAGTGGTGGTCATCGTCACGAAGATCGACACGGCACCGAAAGAGCGGGTCGCTGCCCAGCTGGTAGCGGTGAGCGAACTTGTCCCGAATGCAGCCGAGATCGTCCCGGTATCGGCGGCGACGGGTGAGCAGGTCGACGTGCTCATCGACGTGTTGGCTGCGGCATTGCCTGCCGGCCCGGCGTACTACCCCGACGGGGAACTCACCGACGAGCCCGAAGAGGTGCTGATGGCGGAGTTCATCCGAGAGGCCGCTCTTGCGGGCGTGCACGACGAGCTGCCGCATTCGTTGGCGGTGGTCATCGACGAGATCAACCCACGAGAGGACCGCGACGACCTGGTCGACGTGCACGCGGTGCTCTACGTCGAGCGAGACAGCCAGAAGGGCATCGTTATCGGCAAAGGCGGAACACGACTGCGGGAAGTCGGTACCACTGCCCGAGGTCAGATCGAGAAGTTGCTGGGGACCAAGGTCTACCTGGACCTGCACGTCAAGGTCGCCAAGAACTGGCAGAGCGACCCCAAAAAGCTTGGTCGACTCGGCTTCTAG
- a CDS encoding cytidine deaminase — translation MVPTLRRPTNVAELDPEDAKLIVLARAAMARAETGTGAAVRDVDGRTYAAAPVILKALELTGLQAAVAAAASSGARSLEAAVLVAGSADDPGIAAVRELAPTAAIVLTDREGNPL, via the coding sequence ATGGTTCCGACGTTAAGGAGACCGACAAACGTGGCTGAGCTGGACCCCGAGGACGCCAAGCTCATCGTGCTCGCGCGGGCGGCGATGGCTCGGGCCGAGACTGGCACCGGCGCCGCGGTGCGCGATGTCGACGGCCGCACCTATGCGGCGGCCCCGGTGATCCTCAAGGCGCTCGAACTGACCGGCCTGCAGGCAGCAGTGGCGGCGGCCGCGTCCAGCGGGGCGCGGAGTCTCGAGGCTGCCGTCCTGGTGGCTGGCTCCGCGGACGATCCCGGCATCGCTGCCGTCCGGGAACTTGCCCCAACCGCCGCGATCGTGCTCACCGACCGCGAAGGCAACCCGCTGTGA
- a CDS encoding hemolysin family protein, giving the protein MTGPSQLLGSIGLIGLGGLFAAIDSAISTVSPARVHELVRSQRPGANSLLKVMTDRPRYINLMVLLRVTCEITATALLVVYIRDNLSLHGGLFVAAAIMVLASFVIVGVGPRTLGLQNAYSIALAAALPLRVISRLLMPITSLLVVLGNALTPGRGFRNGPFASEIELREVVDLAQQRGVVAADERRMIESVFELGDTPAREVMVPRTEMVWIEIDKSAAQAVTLAVRSGHSRIPVIGENVDDVVGVVYLKDLVAQTFCSSTDGREAPVAQVMRPAVFVPDSKPLDALLREMQRDRNHMALLVDEYGAIAGLVSIEDVLEEIVGEIADEYDEAETAPVEDLGDKRFRVSARLPIEDIAELYGMEFNGDLDVDTVGGLMALELGRVPLPGAEVVSHGLRLHAEGGPDHRGRVRVGTVLLSLAEPDGPNGSDVKETDKRG; this is encoded by the coding sequence GTGACCGGGCCCTCGCAGCTGCTCGGCTCGATCGGGCTGATCGGTCTGGGCGGGTTGTTCGCGGCCATCGACTCCGCCATCAGTACGGTGTCGCCGGCTCGGGTGCATGAACTGGTACGCAGCCAGCGGCCCGGGGCGAACTCGCTGCTCAAGGTGATGACCGACCGGCCACGGTACATCAACCTGATGGTGCTTCTCCGGGTCACCTGCGAGATCACCGCAACGGCGCTGCTCGTGGTCTACATCCGCGACAACTTGAGCCTGCATGGGGGGTTGTTTGTCGCCGCGGCCATCATGGTCTTGGCCAGTTTTGTCATCGTTGGTGTGGGTCCACGCACCCTGGGGCTCCAAAACGCGTATTCGATCGCGTTGGCCGCGGCCCTTCCGCTGCGCGTCATCTCGCGGCTGTTGATGCCGATCACCAGTTTGCTGGTGGTGCTGGGCAATGCGCTGACCCCGGGTCGCGGTTTTCGCAACGGCCCCTTCGCGTCCGAGATTGAATTGCGCGAAGTCGTCGACTTGGCCCAGCAGCGTGGTGTGGTCGCCGCCGATGAGCGCCGGATGATCGAATCGGTCTTCGAGCTCGGTGATACCCCGGCCCGTGAGGTGATGGTGCCGCGAACCGAGATGGTCTGGATCGAGATCGACAAGTCGGCCGCTCAAGCAGTGACCCTCGCCGTGCGCAGCGGCCATTCCCGCATTCCGGTGATCGGTGAAAACGTCGACGACGTTGTCGGGGTGGTTTACCTGAAAGACCTTGTCGCGCAAACATTCTGTTCATCAACCGACGGCCGCGAAGCCCCGGTGGCGCAGGTGATGCGCCCCGCGGTGTTCGTGCCCGACTCCAAGCCCTTGGACGCACTGCTGCGGGAAATGCAGCGCGACCGAAATCACATGGCCTTGCTGGTCGACGAATACGGCGCGATAGCCGGCCTGGTGAGCATCGAAGATGTGCTGGAGGAAATCGTCGGCGAAATCGCCGATGAATACGACGAGGCCGAGACGGCGCCGGTGGAAGACCTGGGCGACAAGCGTTTCCGGGTATCAGCGCGCTTGCCGATCGAAGACATCGCCGAACTCTACGGCATGGAATTCAACGGTGATCTCGACGTCGACACCGTGGGTGGCTTGATGGCCTTGGAACTGGGCCGCGTCCCACTGCCCGGCGCCGAAGTGGTATCACACGGACTGCGGCTGCACGCTGAGGGCGGCCCCGACCATCGCGGTCGGGTACGGGTCGGCACCGTGCTTCTGAGTCTGGCCGAACCCGATGGCCCTAATGGTTCCGACGTTAAGGAGACCGACAAACGTGGCTGA
- the ybeY gene encoding rRNA maturation RNase YbeY — protein MSIEVANESGIDVSETELVSVARFVIAKMDVNPGAELSMVLLDTAAMADLHMRWMDLPGPTDVMSFPMDELEPGGRPDAPEPGPSMLGDIVLCPEFAAEQAVAAGHSLGHELALLTIHGVLHLLGYDHAEPAEAKEMFALQDRLLEEWVAEQVEAYQHDRQYERDRRLLDKSRYFDQP, from the coding sequence ATGAGCATCGAGGTAGCCAACGAATCGGGAATCGACGTTTCCGAAACGGAACTGGTGAGCGTCGCGCGGTTCGTCATCGCCAAGATGGACGTGAACCCGGGCGCCGAGTTATCGATGGTGTTGCTCGACACGGCGGCGATGGCCGATCTGCACATGCGCTGGATGGATCTGCCTGGGCCGACCGACGTGATGAGCTTTCCCATGGACGAGCTCGAGCCGGGCGGTCGCCCCGACGCCCCAGAGCCGGGACCGTCCATGCTGGGCGATATCGTGCTGTGCCCGGAATTCGCCGCGGAGCAGGCGGTGGCGGCAGGCCATAGCCTCGGTCACGAGCTGGCGTTGCTGACCATCCACGGTGTGCTTCATCTGCTCGGCTACGACCACGCCGAGCCAGCTGAGGCTAAGGAGATGTTCGCTTTGCAGGATCGGTTGCTCGAAGAGTGGGTGGCCGAACAGGTCGAGGCCTATCAGCATGACCGACAGTATGAAAGGGACCGCCGGTTGCTGGACAAGTCAAGGTATTTCGACCAGCCGTGA
- a CDS encoding PhoH family protein: protein MTPRETRAADAGAARQADAQVRSSIDVPPDLVVGLLGSSDENLRALEQTLSADLHVRGNAVTISGEPADVALAERAISELIAIAASGQPLTPQVVRHSVAMLVGTGNESPAEVLTLDILSRRGKTIRPKTLNQKRYVDAIDANTIVFGIGPAGTGKTYLAMAKAVHALQTKQVTRIILTRPAVEAGERLGFLPGTLSEKIDPYLRPLYDALYDMMDPELIPKLMSAGVIEVAPLAYMRGRTLNDAFIVLDEAQNTTAEQMKMFLTRLGFGSKVVVTGDVTQIDLPGAARSGLRAAVGILEDIDDIHIAELTSVDVVRHRLVSEIVEAYARCEEPGSGMNRAARRASGGRGRR from the coding sequence GTGACGCCCCGCGAGACCCGCGCTGCTGACGCTGGTGCAGCCCGCCAGGCCGACGCTCAAGTTCGCAGCAGCATCGACGTTCCGCCCGACCTCGTTGTGGGCTTACTCGGTTCGAGCGACGAGAACCTGCGTGCCCTGGAACAAACCCTGAGCGCCGACCTCCATGTGCGCGGCAACGCGGTGACCATCTCCGGTGAGCCGGCCGATGTCGCGCTGGCCGAAAGGGCGATTTCCGAGCTGATTGCGATCGCGGCCAGTGGCCAGCCGTTGACCCCACAGGTCGTGCGCCACAGCGTCGCCATGCTGGTCGGCACCGGCAATGAGTCGCCAGCCGAGGTGCTCACCTTGGACATCTTGTCGCGCCGGGGCAAGACGATCCGGCCCAAGACGCTCAACCAGAAGCGCTACGTCGACGCGATCGACGCCAACACCATCGTGTTCGGGATCGGCCCAGCCGGTACCGGGAAGACCTACCTTGCCATGGCCAAAGCGGTCCACGCGCTGCAGACCAAGCAGGTAACCCGCATCATTTTGACCCGCCCCGCGGTGGAAGCCGGTGAGCGCCTTGGCTTTCTGCCGGGCACGCTGAGCGAAAAGATCGACCCCTACCTGCGGCCGCTCTATGACGCGCTCTACGACATGATGGACCCCGAGCTGATCCCGAAGCTGATGTCTGCGGGGGTCATCGAGGTAGCGCCGCTGGCGTACATGCGTGGACGGACGCTGAACGACGCGTTCATCGTCCTCGATGAGGCGCAGAACACCACGGCCGAACAGATGAAGATGTTCCTCACCCGCCTGGGTTTCGGATCGAAAGTCGTCGTCACCGGAGATGTCACTCAAATCGACTTGCCGGGCGCCGCCAGGTCGGGTCTGCGGGCGGCGGTCGGCATCCTAGAAGACATCGACGACATCCATATCGCAGAGCTGACCAGCGTCGATGTGGTACGTCATCGCCTGGTTTCGGAGATCGTCGAGGCCTATGCACGGTGCGAGGAGCCCGGTTCGGGGATGAATCGGGCGGCTCGGCGCGCGTCCGGTGGCCGCGGTCGCCGATGA
- a CDS encoding nuclear transport factor 2 family protein: MTNGPHDLSAIFDEHVASEFVAKDVNATMATMSRDPFVNHVPTMMGGVGREQVAAFYDKYFIGRWPADTTIVPVCRTVGADRVVDEMIMSFTHDIGMPAFLPGVAPTGRAVMLPVVVVMGFEANKVAYERIYWDQASLLVQIGLLDEALLPVTGVAQARKVLDKDLPANTLLQR; this comes from the coding sequence ATGACGAACGGCCCTCACGATCTGAGTGCGATCTTCGATGAGCATGTCGCCAGTGAGTTTGTCGCCAAGGATGTCAACGCGACCATGGCGACAATGTCACGGGATCCGTTCGTCAATCACGTGCCGACGATGATGGGCGGCGTCGGCAGAGAACAAGTGGCGGCCTTCTACGACAAGTACTTCATCGGCCGCTGGCCCGCCGATACCACGATCGTCCCGGTGTGTCGCACCGTGGGAGCCGACCGTGTCGTCGACGAAATGATCATGTCGTTCACCCACGACATCGGAATGCCCGCGTTCCTTCCCGGCGTGGCACCCACCGGTCGCGCGGTCATGCTGCCGGTCGTCGTCGTCATGGGGTTCGAGGCCAACAAGGTTGCCTACGAACGGATCTACTGGGATCAGGCGTCACTGCTGGTACAGATCGGATTACTCGACGAGGCGTTGCTACCGGTCACCGGAGTCGCTCAGGCCCGCAAGGTGCTCGACAAGGATCTGCCGGCTAACACGTTGTTGCAGCGCTGA
- a CDS encoding 16S rRNA (uracil(1498)-N(3))-methyltransferase, giving the protein MVATLFYLDALPDTGALAVLAGDEGFHAATVRRIRCGEQLVLGDGVGGLARCRVERAGRDGLRARVLERWSVAPGRPAVTVVQALPKSERSELAIELATEAGADAFVAWQAARCVARWDAARADKGLRRWRAVVRSAARQSRRAHIPPVDGVLSTSALVQRIRGEAARGAAVLVLHESAADRVADAALANASSVILVVGPEGGIEPDELAALTDAGAVAVRLGPTVLRTSTAAAVALGAIGVLTPRWDDASGL; this is encoded by the coding sequence ATGGTGGCGACGCTGTTTTACCTCGACGCGCTGCCCGACACCGGCGCGCTGGCAGTCCTCGCCGGCGACGAGGGTTTTCACGCCGCCACGGTGCGTCGCATCCGGTGCGGCGAGCAGCTGGTCCTCGGTGACGGCGTCGGTGGTCTGGCCCGCTGTCGGGTGGAGCGAGCCGGGCGTGACGGGCTGCGGGCGCGGGTGCTGGAACGCTGGAGCGTTGCACCAGGGCGTCCAGCGGTGACAGTGGTGCAGGCGCTTCCCAAATCCGAGCGCTCCGAATTGGCGATCGAATTGGCAACCGAAGCCGGTGCCGATGCGTTCGTGGCCTGGCAAGCAGCGCGCTGCGTGGCCCGCTGGGACGCAGCCCGGGCCGACAAGGGTCTTCGTCGGTGGCGTGCGGTCGTTCGGTCGGCCGCGCGACAGTCGCGGCGGGCGCACATCCCGCCGGTAGATGGCGTGTTGTCTACCTCGGCGCTGGTCCAGCGGATCCGTGGTGAGGCGGCCCGTGGTGCGGCAGTGCTGGTCTTGCACGAGTCGGCGGCCGACCGCGTTGCGGACGCCGCTCTGGCGAACGCTAGCTCCGTGATTCTCGTGGTCGGACCGGAGGGTGGAATCGAGCCGGACGAGCTCGCGGCGTTGACCGATGCGGGCGCTGTCGCGGTCCGGTTGGGCCCGACGGTGCTGCGGACGTCCACAGCGGCTGCGGTGGCCTTGGGAGCCATCGGCGTGTTGACCCCGCGATGGGACGATGCCTCGGGCCTGTAG
- the dnaJ gene encoding molecular chaperone DnaJ, producing the protein MARNYYGLLGVSKGASDAEIKRAYRKLARELHPDINPDEAAQAKFKEISVAYEVLSDPDKRRIVDAGGDPLENVAGGNGFGGFGGLGDVFEAFFGGGFGGGGASRGPTGRVRPGSDSLLRMRLDLEECATGVTKQVTVDTAVLCDRCQGKGTNSNSAPVPCDTCGGRGEVQSVQRSLLGQMLTSRPCPTCRGVGVVIPDPCHLCMGDGRVRARREISVKIPAGVGDGMRVRLAAQGEVGPGGGPSGDLYVEVHEQAHDVFVREGDDLHCTVSVPIVDAALGVTVTVHAILDGVSEITVPPGTQPGSVITLRGRGMPHLRSSTRGDLHAHVEVVVPTRLDHHDTELLRELKSRRSRDVAEVRSTHAAGGGLFSRLRETFTGR; encoded by the coding sequence GTGGCACGCAACTACTACGGGTTGCTCGGCGTGAGCAAGGGCGCTAGCGACGCCGAGATCAAACGTGCCTACCGCAAGCTGGCACGCGAGCTGCATCCCGATATCAACCCCGATGAGGCGGCCCAGGCGAAGTTCAAGGAGATCAGTGTCGCCTACGAGGTGCTCAGCGACCCGGACAAGCGTCGCATCGTCGATGCGGGTGGTGACCCGCTGGAGAACGTTGCAGGCGGCAATGGCTTTGGTGGCTTTGGCGGCCTCGGCGACGTGTTCGAGGCGTTTTTCGGTGGCGGGTTCGGCGGAGGTGGGGCATCACGCGGTCCTACCGGACGGGTGCGACCGGGTTCCGACTCGTTGCTTCGCATGCGCCTTGATCTCGAAGAGTGCGCAACGGGCGTCACCAAACAGGTCACCGTCGACACCGCGGTCCTGTGTGACCGATGCCAGGGCAAAGGCACCAACAGCAATTCCGCGCCGGTACCCTGCGACACCTGCGGTGGCCGCGGGGAGGTGCAATCGGTCCAGCGATCGCTATTGGGTCAGATGTTGACGTCACGTCCGTGTCCCACGTGCCGCGGCGTCGGCGTGGTTATTCCCGACCCGTGCCATCTGTGCATGGGCGATGGCCGTGTCCGCGCTCGTCGAGAGATCAGCGTCAAGATTCCCGCCGGCGTCGGCGACGGGATGCGGGTCCGGCTCGCCGCTCAGGGCGAAGTGGGACCCGGGGGAGGGCCATCCGGTGACCTCTACGTCGAGGTCCACGAGCAGGCCCATGACGTTTTTGTCCGCGAGGGCGACGATCTGCACTGCACGGTCTCGGTGCCGATAGTCGACGCGGCGCTGGGAGTCACAGTTACGGTGCACGCCATCCTGGACGGAGTCAGCGAGATCACCGTTCCACCGGGCACGCAACCGGGTTCAGTCATCACGCTGCGTGGTCGCGGGATGCCGCATCTGCGCTCGAGCACGCGCGGCGACCTGCACGCTCACGTCGAAGTGGTCGTGCCCACCCGACTCGATCACCATGACACCGAACTGCTGCGGGAGCTGAAGAGCCGCCGCAGCCGCGACGTCGCCGAGGTCCGCTCGACGCATGCCGCGGGCGGCGGACTGTTCAGCCGGCTACGCGAGACCTTCACCGGGCGCTAA
- the hrcA gene encoding heat-inducible transcriptional repressor HrcA: MSSADDRRFEVLRAIVADFVATQEPIGSKSLVERHNLGVSSATVRNDMAVLEAEGYIAQPHTSSGRVPTEKGYREFVDRIEEVKPLSAAERRAIQGFLESGVDLDDVLRRAVRLLAQLTRQVAVVQYPTLSTSTVRHLEVIALSPARLLMVVITDSGRVDQRIVELGDVIDDHQLSQLREMLSQALDGKKLSAASVAVAELAGQLSGAGGLGDAVGRAATVLLESLVEHTEERLVLGGTANLTRNAADFGGSLRSILEALEEQVVVLRLLAAQQEAGKVTVRIGHETAAEQMAGTSMVSTAYGTSDTVFGGMGVLGPTRMDYPGTIASVAAVALYIGEVLGAR, encoded by the coding sequence ATGTCAAGTGCCGACGACCGTCGCTTTGAGGTGCTGCGTGCCATCGTCGCCGACTTCGTCGCGACGCAGGAACCCATCGGCTCGAAATCGCTGGTAGAGCGGCACAACCTGGGTGTCTCGTCGGCCACTGTCCGCAACGACATGGCGGTGCTGGAGGCCGAGGGGTACATCGCCCAACCGCACACCAGTTCGGGCAGGGTGCCGACCGAGAAGGGCTACCGCGAGTTCGTCGACCGTATCGAAGAGGTCAAACCCCTGTCGGCGGCCGAGCGGCGAGCGATTCAGGGTTTCCTCGAGTCCGGCGTAGACCTCGATGACGTGCTGCGTCGGGCGGTGCGGCTGCTGGCCCAACTGACCCGTCAGGTAGCCGTCGTGCAGTACCCGACGTTGTCGACCTCGACAGTTCGCCACCTGGAAGTGATCGCGTTGTCGCCCGCTCGCCTGTTGATGGTGGTGATCACCGATTCGGGCCGGGTAGACCAACGCATCGTCGAACTCGGCGATGTCATCGATGATCATCAGCTCTCGCAGCTGCGGGAGATGCTCAGCCAAGCACTGGACGGCAAGAAGCTCTCGGCAGCCTCGGTGGCGGTGGCCGAGCTTGCCGGCCAGCTCAGCGGCGCTGGCGGGCTGGGCGACGCCGTGGGCCGCGCGGCGACAGTATTGCTGGAATCGCTGGTCGAGCACACCGAGGAACGCCTGGTCCTCGGTGGTACGGCCAACCTGACGCGCAACGCCGCGGACTTCGGCGGGTCGCTGCGGTCGATCCTGGAAGCCCTCGAAGAGCAGGTGGTGGTGTTACGGTTGCTCGCGGCCCAGCAGGAGGCCGGTAAAGTGACGGTGCGCATCGGTCACGAGACCGCGGCTGAGCAGATGGCGGGCACGTCGATGGTGTCGACGGCGTACGGCACTTCCGACACCGTCTTCGGCGGCATGGGTGTGCTGGGACCGACGCGGATGGACTATCCGGGAACTATCGCCAGCGTTGCTGCGGTTGCTCTTTATATCGGCGAAGTCCTGGGTGCTCGATGA
- a CDS encoding type II toxin-antitoxin system VapB family antitoxin, with protein sequence MIFKGVRDGKPYPDHGLSHRDWARIPPQQIRLDELVTTTTVLALDRLLSEDSTFYGDLFPHAVKWRGITYLEDGLQRAVRAALRNRTVLHARVFDMDLALGRT encoded by the coding sequence ATGATCTTCAAGGGAGTACGGGACGGCAAGCCCTACCCCGACCACGGGTTGTCCCATCGGGACTGGGCGCGGATCCCGCCACAACAGATCCGGCTCGACGAATTGGTCACCACGACGACCGTGCTCGCGTTGGACCGCCTGCTCTCGGAGGACTCCACGTTCTACGGCGACCTGTTCCCGCACGCGGTGAAGTGGCGGGGGATCACCTATCTCGAGGACGGGTTGCAGCGCGCGGTGCGCGCAGCGCTGCGCAACCGCACCGTGTTACATGCGCGAGTGTTCGACATGGACCTGGCGCTAGGGCGAACGTAG
- a CDS encoding GNAT family N-acetyltransferase — MADGEVILPRELTDLPDEVRNVPAPPTPTVAEPYAFRLADPDDDAEMIAEWMNRPHLAEAWEYAWPVSRWHRYLRAQLEGSYSRPFIGSRHGQDNGYIELYRAAKDSVASLYFADPYDLGLHAAIADLRIVNRGFAPILLPRLAASVFEIEQRCCRIMFEPDHRNTAARRLCEFVGCVFLGEHPLGHRRVALYTLPRTPEDVPKVR, encoded by the coding sequence ATGGCTGATGGCGAGGTAATCCTGCCGCGGGAACTCACGGATCTTCCGGATGAGGTCCGCAATGTCCCGGCGCCGCCCACCCCGACGGTGGCCGAACCGTACGCTTTTCGTCTCGCAGATCCCGACGACGACGCCGAGATGATCGCCGAGTGGATGAACCGGCCGCACTTGGCTGAAGCCTGGGAATACGCCTGGCCGGTGTCACGCTGGCACCGTTATCTACGCGCCCAGCTTGAGGGCAGCTATTCCCGGCCTTTCATTGGGAGCCGGCACGGACAAGACAATGGCTATATCGAGTTATACCGTGCTGCAAAGGATTCCGTTGCTAGCCTATACTTCGCCGATCCCTACGATCTGGGCCTGCACGCCGCCATCGCCGACCTAAGGATCGTCAACCGCGGTTTTGCCCCGATCTTGCTCCCGCGTCTTGCGGCTAGCGTCTTCGAAATCGAACAGCGTTGTTGTCGAATCATGTTCGAACCCGACCATCGCAACACGGCGGCGCGCCGGCTGTGCGAGTTCGTCGGCTGCGTCTTTCTCGGTGAGCATCCCTTGGGCCATCGACGGGTCGCGTTGTACACCTTGCCTCGGACGCCGGAAGACGTTCCCAAAGTCCGGTAG